CCGGTGGTGGCGGACGAACCCTATCCAGGGCCCGATCTGGACCCCCGAGACTAGCCACAACAAATATATATTCTTATTTCTATATTCAATATTATGTTAAGTGTGGTAGGTAAAGAACGAACCGGAGCAGCGATATTCGGCGGCGTGGCGATCAGCGGGCTGATGGTCGTCCTCGTCGCGGTCGGTCTGGCCGGGGTCGTCGGACCGGCACTCGGGACCGGAACGACGACCGCCGACGCCGGGCCGCCGATCGCCGCCGTCGGCGTCCTGCTCTCGACGGTCGCACTCGCTCGCTCGGGCTGATCAGCGTTCGGCCAGCCAGTCGCCGAACGCCGCGAGCGCGCGCCCGCGGTGAGAAACGGCGTTTTTCTCCTCGGGGCTCATCTCGGCGAACGTCTGCCCGCGGTGTTCGAAAATCGGATCGTAGCCAAAGCCGCCCGATCCCCGAGGCGCGACGATTCGGCCCCGCACTGTCCCCTCGAATGTCTCGACGCCGTCGTCGTCGGCGTACGCGACGACGGTCCGAAAGCGCGCCCGGTCGTTCTCCTCGCGGGCGGCCAGTGCCTGGACGCGCTCGATTCCGAGCTTCTCGTCGACGTACGAGGAGTACGGCCCCGGAAAGCCGCCGAGTGCGTCGATGAACAGCCCCGAATCGTCGACGAACACCGGCTCCCCGATCTCGCGGTAGGCGTCGCGCGCACCCGCGGTGGCGATCGCTTCCAAACTGTCCGATTGGATCTCGGGGTAGTCGTAGTCGACCCGTTCGACGGCCTCGGGGAGGTACTGGCTGGCTTCGCGGGCTTTGCCGG
The DNA window shown above is from Halalkalicoccus jeotgali B3 and carries:
- a CDS encoding XTP/dITP diphosphatase: MLRFVTSNAGKAREASQYLPEAVERVDYDYPEIQSDSLEAIATAGARDAYREIGEPVFVDDSGLFIDALGGFPGPYSSYVDEKLGIERVQALAAREENDRARFRTVVAYADDDGVETFEGTVRGRIVAPRGSGGFGYDPIFEHRGQTFAEMSPEEKNAVSHRGRALAAFGDWLAER